In one Solanum lycopersicum chromosome 11, SLM_r2.1 genomic region, the following are encoded:
- the LOC138339220 gene encoding phosphoenolpyruvate carboxylase 4-like has translation MVGVHRLWLELYKAQEDVVAACNEYEIKITLFHGRGGSIGRGGGPTYLAIQSQPPGYVMGSLRSTEQGEMVQAKFELPQMAVRQLEIYTTAVLLATLRPPQPPREQKWRNLMDDISNLSCRSYRSTVYENPEFLTYFYEATPQAELGYLNIGSRPTRRKSSGGICQLRAIPWIFAWTRQVHRKKRAR, from the exons ATGGTTGGTGTGCACAGGTTATGGTTG GAGCTTTACAAAGCTCAAGAAGATGTTGTAGCTGCATGTaatgaatatgaaataaaaataactctATTCCATGGACGCGGTGGAAGCATTGGCCGTGGTGGTGGTCCTACATACCTTGCAATTCAATCCCAGCCACCTGGATATGTTATG GGTTCTCTTAGATCTACGGAACAAGGAGAAATGGTGCAGGCGAAATTCGAATTACCCCAAATGGCTGTTCGGCAGCTAGAGATATACACTACAGCTGTTCTTCTTGCTACTTTACGTCCCCCACAGCCTCCAAGGGAACAAAAATGGCGTAATCTGATGGATGACATATCAAATTTGAGTTGCAGGAGTTATAGAAGCACAGTATATGAAAACCCTGAGTTCCTTACTTACTTCTACGAAGCAACACCTCAGGCTGAGCTAGGATATCTCAACATTGGTAGCCGTCCAACAAGGAGAAAGAGTTCAGGTGGAATTTGTCAACTCCGTGCAATTCCATGGATATTTGCATGGACAAGACAAGTACATCGAAAGAAAAGGGCGAGGTGA
- the LOC101251055 gene encoding WD-40 repeat-containing protein MSI1 isoform X2 produces MPQNPFIIATKTVSAEVYVFDYSKHPSKPPLDGACNPDLRLRGHSTEGYGLSWSQFKQGHLLSGSDDSHICLWDINSTPKNKAIEAMQIFKVHEGVVEDVAWHLRHEYLFGSVGDDQYLHVWDLRTLSVTKPIQFVVAHQSEMWFLCLRPSKT; encoded by the exons ATGCCCCAAAACCCATTTATCATTGCAACTAAGACAGTTAGTGCTGAAGTATATGTTTTTGACTACAGTAAACATCCATCTAAGCCTCCTCTAGATGGTGCATGCAATCCAGATTTAAGGTTAAGAGGCCACAGTACAGAGGGCTATGGTTTGTCTTGGAGTCAATTTAAGCAGGGTCATCTATTGAGTGGTTCAGATGACTCACATATATGTTTATGGGACATTAATTCCACTCCCAAAAATAAGGCTATAGAGGCTATGCAGATATTTAAG GTTCATGAAGGTGTTGTTGAGGATGTAGCTTGGCATCTGAGGCATGAGTATTTATTTGGCTCTGTTGGGGATGATCAGTATCTGCACGTATGGGATCTGCGAACTCTATCAGTGACCAAGCCTATACAATTTGTAGTCGCACATCAAAGTGAG ATGTGGTTCCTCTGTTTGAGACCGTCAAAGACTTGA
- the LOC101251055 gene encoding WD-40 repeat-containing protein MSI1 isoform X1 — MLRFNVLLSHAVINLAFFLFIWIFGAIKGEKSRNKFQQINHDGEVNRARYMPQNPFIIATKTVSAEVYVFDYSKHPSKPPLDGACNPDLRLRGHSTEGYGLSWSQFKQGHLLSGSDDSHICLWDINSTPKNKAIEAMQIFKVHEGVVEDVAWHLRHEYLFGSVGDDQYLHVWDLRTLSVTKPIQFVVAHQSEMWFLCLRPSKT; from the exons ATGTTGCGTTTCAATGTTTTGTTGTCACATGCAGTAATTAATTTGGCCTTCTTTCTGTTCATATGGATTTTTGGTGCTATTAAAGGGGAAAAAAGTCGGAACAAATTCCAGCAAATAAATCACGATGGAGAGGTTAATCGGGCTCGATATATGCCCCAAAACCCATTTATCATTGCAACTAAGACAGTTAGTGCTGAAGTATATGTTTTTGACTACAGTAAACATCCATCTAAGCCTCCTCTAGATGGTGCATGCAATCCAGATTTAAGGTTAAGAGGCCACAGTACAGAGGGCTATGGTTTGTCTTGGAGTCAATTTAAGCAGGGTCATCTATTGAGTGGTTCAGATGACTCACATATATGTTTATGGGACATTAATTCCACTCCCAAAAATAAGGCTATAGAGGCTATGCAGATATTTAAG GTTCATGAAGGTGTTGTTGAGGATGTAGCTTGGCATCTGAGGCATGAGTATTTATTTGGCTCTGTTGGGGATGATCAGTATCTGCACGTATGGGATCTGCGAACTCTATCAGTGACCAAGCCTATACAATTTGTAGTCGCACATCAAAGTGAG ATGTGGTTCCTCTGTTTGAGACCGTCAAAGACTTGA